The Desulfuromonas versatilis genome has a segment encoding these proteins:
- a CDS encoding cytochrome c3 family protein: MKFKAGLLALIGTLVISGVVLAVPPGRVLEFNDSPLGKVVFDGKVHQEAGAKCKECHNDEMFPKMKQGTVKVTMAEIYAGRLCGVCHNGKRAFGTEGNCARCHIKP, from the coding sequence ATGAAGTTCAAGGCAGGCTTACTGGCACTGATCGGCACCCTGGTCATCAGCGGGGTGGTCCTGGCCGTCCCGCCGGGGCGGGTGCTCGAATTCAACGACAGCCCCCTGGGCAAGGTGGTCTTCGACGGCAAGGTCCACCAGGAGGCCGGGGCCAAGTGCAAGGAGTGCCACAACGACGAGATGTTCCCCAAGATGAAGCAGGGGACGGTCAAGGTCACCATGGCCGAGATCTATGCCGGCCGCCTCTGCGGCGTCTGCCACAACGGCAAACGCGCCTTCGGCACCGAGGGCAACTGCGCCCGCTGCCACATCAAGCCCTGA
- a CDS encoding (Fe-S)-binding protein — translation MKKLEDYREEIEQCVKCGACRAHCPVFGAEKHEGRVARGKVALAHALLEGEVDLEAKVLEDFSQCLLCGSCCAQCPNKVPTEEIVAAARRRIAGEKGLTSFGKGVAAVLGRPKLMNALAKTGGALSSLLFKKLPENSGLRLRFPAPYLDAERTLPPIAAKPFRETVPELIPGREGMPTVAFFTGCGINYMYPAVGEAFVKALRFLGVTVLIPKDQACCGLPAVSAGAEQTVEQLAAQNLQALTRQKADFVVTACASCNAGVGKIYAELGEEYESLAKKTKDIFVFLAEHGLVEKLAALPKAQQRKKVTYHDPCHLRTRGITKEPRQILAALPQVEFVEMANAGTCCGLGGTYSVYHYETSKQIGAKKAASIADSGAELVATDCPGCIMQLQDSVNHAHGKARAVHILELLAEALPED, via the coding sequence ATGAAAAAACTCGAAGACTACCGCGAAGAGATCGAACAGTGCGTCAAGTGCGGCGCCTGCCGGGCCCACTGCCCGGTGTTCGGCGCCGAGAAGCACGAGGGGCGGGTCGCCCGCGGCAAGGTGGCGCTGGCCCACGCGCTGCTCGAGGGGGAGGTCGACCTCGAGGCCAAGGTGCTCGAGGACTTCAGCCAGTGCCTGCTGTGCGGCAGCTGCTGCGCCCAGTGCCCGAACAAGGTGCCCACCGAGGAGATCGTCGCCGCGGCGCGCCGGCGCATCGCCGGCGAAAAGGGCCTCACCAGCTTCGGCAAGGGGGTGGCGGCGGTGCTGGGGCGGCCGAAGCTGATGAACGCCCTGGCCAAGACCGGCGGCGCCCTCTCTTCGCTGCTGTTCAAGAAACTGCCGGAGAACAGCGGGCTGCGCCTGCGCTTTCCGGCCCCCTACCTGGATGCCGAGCGCACCCTGCCGCCGATCGCCGCCAAGCCTTTCCGCGAGACCGTGCCGGAGCTGATCCCCGGCAGGGAGGGGATGCCGACGGTGGCCTTTTTCACCGGCTGCGGCATCAACTACATGTACCCGGCGGTGGGCGAGGCGTTTGTCAAGGCCCTCAGGTTCCTCGGGGTGACCGTGCTCATCCCCAAGGACCAGGCCTGCTGCGGCCTGCCGGCGGTCAGCGCCGGCGCCGAGCAGACCGTGGAGCAGCTCGCCGCGCAGAACCTCCAGGCCCTCACCCGGCAGAAGGCCGATTTCGTGGTCACCGCCTGCGCCTCCTGCAACGCCGGCGTCGGCAAGATCTACGCGGAGCTGGGCGAGGAATACGAGTCGCTGGCGAAAAAGACCAAGGACATCTTCGTCTTTCTCGCCGAGCACGGCCTGGTGGAAAAGCTGGCCGCCCTGCCCAAGGCGCAGCAGCGCAAAAAAGTCACCTACCACGACCCCTGCCACCTGCGCACCCGCGGCATCACCAAGGAACCGCGGCAGATCCTCGCCGCCCTGCCCCAGGTGGAGTTCGTCGAGATGGCCAACGCCGGTACCTGCTGCGGCCTGGGCGGCACCTACTCGGTCTACCACTACGAGACCAGCAAGCAGATCGGCGCCAAGAAGGCCGCCAGCATCGCCGACAGCGGCGCCGAGCTGGTCGCCACCGACTGCCCCGGCTGCATCATGCAGCTGCAGGACAGCGTCAACCACGCCCACGGCAAGGCCCGCGCGGTACACATCCTCGAACTGCTGGCCGAGGCGCTGCCGGAGGATTAG
- a CDS encoding lytic transglycosylase domain-containing protein, with protein sequence MTIKPIAGQAVPPVATKKADRSAEPSDSRGFAGLLDAVQRQDAGRQAAAVARLAQLQMVRGLVDYDEDGPGLLDGMASPLPLLSGLYGNSQQIDTPLVPQPGSGALPGPVNSAEDPDKAAPFSVAGIIERAAGRYGVDPALVKAVVRAESSFDPEAVSPVGAEGLMQLMPGTARDLGVTDSLDPEQNVMGGTRYLRQMLDKYDGDLDRALAAYNWGPGNVDRKGIDVLPRETSDYLVKVKRFYEEYQG encoded by the coding sequence ATGACGATCAAACCGATTGCGGGGCAGGCGGTCCCTCCGGTGGCGACGAAGAAGGCTGATCGGTCGGCGGAGCCTTCGGACAGCCGGGGCTTCGCCGGGCTGCTTGACGCGGTGCAGAGGCAGGATGCGGGGCGCCAGGCTGCCGCCGTGGCCCGCCTGGCGCAACTGCAGATGGTGCGCGGGCTGGTCGATTATGACGAGGACGGACCGGGCCTGCTGGACGGTATGGCCAGCCCTCTGCCGCTGCTTTCCGGGCTCTACGGCAACAGTCAGCAGATTGACACACCGCTGGTGCCGCAGCCGGGGAGCGGTGCCCTGCCCGGGCCGGTCAATTCGGCCGAGGACCCCGACAAGGCCGCCCCCTTCTCGGTGGCGGGGATCATCGAGCGGGCCGCCGGGCGCTACGGCGTCGACCCCGCCCTGGTCAAGGCGGTGGTGCGGGCCGAGAGCAGCTTCGACCCCGAGGCGGTGTCGCCGGTGGGGGCCGAGGGGCTCATGCAGCTGATGCCGGGGACCGCCAGGGACCTGGGCGTGACCGACAGCCTCGACCCCGAGCAGAACGTCATGGGGGGGACGCGCTACCTCCGGCAGATGCTCGACAAGTACGACGGTGATCTCGACAGGGCCCTGGCCGCCTACAACTGGGGGCCGGGCAACGTGGACCGCAAGGGGATTGACGTGCTGCCGCGGGAGACCAGCGATTACCTGGTGAAGGTGAAGAGGTTTTACGAGGAGTACCAGGGGTAG
- the moaA gene encoding GTP 3',8-cyclase MoaA — protein sequence MKDSFGRTIDYLRLSVTDRCNLRCRYCMPDEGVPSLQHGEVLSYEELLRVAAAAGRLGVRKIRVTGGEPLVRKGIVGFIRQLSELPSRPELTLTTNGLQLAELAGPLKEAGLDRVNVSLDTLREERFVAITRREGLQRVLAGLEAAEAAGLTPLKVNMVPIRGVNADEIVDFARLTLKRGWEVRFIEFMPVAGELDYTPENRFPAQAIMEELSRLGMLLPIHRQGPAGPAKLFRYPEGKGRLGVIPAVSNHFCGDCNRLRVTADGKIRPCLFCSDEIDLRQVLRGSGADAELEELLRFAAGVKPERHHMDDPGFKQEGRKMQGIGG from the coding sequence TTGAAAGACAGCTTCGGTCGAACCATAGATTATCTGCGCCTGTCGGTCACCGACCGCTGCAACCTGCGCTGCCGCTACTGCATGCCCGACGAGGGGGTCCCCTCGCTGCAGCATGGCGAGGTGCTCTCCTACGAGGAGCTGCTGCGGGTCGCGGCGGCGGCGGGGCGGCTCGGGGTGCGCAAGATCCGGGTGACCGGCGGCGAGCCGCTGGTGCGCAAGGGGATTGTCGGCTTCATCCGCCAGCTCTCCGAGCTGCCGTCCAGGCCCGAACTCACCCTGACCACCAACGGCCTGCAGCTTGCGGAGTTGGCCGGGCCGCTCAAGGAGGCCGGGCTCGACCGGGTCAACGTCAGCCTCGACACCCTGCGCGAGGAGCGCTTCGTCGCCATCACCCGCCGCGAAGGGCTGCAGCGGGTGCTGGCCGGGCTCGAGGCCGCCGAGGCGGCGGGCCTCACCCCCCTCAAGGTCAACATGGTGCCGATCCGCGGGGTGAACGCCGACGAGATCGTCGATTTCGCCCGCCTGACCCTCAAGCGCGGCTGGGAGGTGCGCTTCATCGAATTCATGCCCGTCGCCGGCGAGCTCGATTACACCCCCGAAAACCGTTTCCCCGCCCAGGCCATCATGGAGGAGCTCTCCCGGCTCGGCATGCTGCTGCCGATCCACCGCCAGGGGCCGGCCGGCCCCGCCAAGCTGTTCCGCTACCCCGAGGGGAAGGGGCGGCTGGGGGTGATCCCGGCGGTTTCCAACCATTTCTGCGGCGATTGCAACCGCCTGCGGGTGACCGCCGACGGCAAGATCCGCCCCTGCCTGTTCTGTTCCGACGAGATCGACCTGCGCCAGGTGCTGCGCGGCAGCGGCGCCGATGCCGAGCTTGAGGAGCTGCTGCGGTTCGCCGCGGGGGTCAAGCCCGAGCGGCATCACATGGATGATCCCGGCTTCAAGCAGGAAGGGCGCAAGATGCAGGGGATCGGGGGGTAG
- a CDS encoding FAD-binding oxidoreductase has protein sequence MLEPRIIKALEEIVGDKNVSTEKADLICYSYDATQQKFLPGVVVHPGSTEEISRIMQLANAERIPVFPRGAGSGFTGGSLPTKGGIVLTTERMDQILEIDQENLVAVVQPGVVTEAFQQAVEKVGLFYPPDPASLKFSTLGGNVAECAGGPRCVKYGVTKDYILGLEVVTPTGDVITTGGPTMKGVVGYDLTKLMCGSEGTLGIISRIVIKLLPLPEAKKTMLVLFDSIDGAAQAVSAIIAHKIIPTTLEFMDGRTIDCVRQATSLQVPEAARAVLIIEVDGDREFLDKQARRIAEIIAPLGVVETRIAETPAESEALWQIRRSVSASLRKVNPDKFNEDICVPRSKVPEMIRRIDAIAEKYAIPIVNFGHAGDGNIHVNIMIDKKVEGELEKAEKAIEEVFKGALALGGTMSGEHGVGIAKAPYIPLEITEQSAAYMKAIKKALDPNNILNPGKIFLDN, from the coding sequence ATGCTCGAACCCCGCATCATAAAAGCCCTCGAAGAGATCGTCGGCGACAAGAACGTCTCCACCGAAAAGGCCGACCTGATCTGCTACAGCTACGACGCCACCCAACAAAAATTCCTCCCCGGCGTGGTGGTCCACCCCGGCTCCACCGAGGAGATCAGCCGGATCATGCAGCTGGCCAACGCCGAGCGGATTCCGGTCTTCCCCCGCGGGGCGGGGAGCGGCTTCACCGGCGGCTCGCTGCCGACCAAGGGCGGCATTGTGCTGACCACCGAGCGCATGGACCAGATCCTCGAGATCGACCAGGAGAACCTGGTGGCGGTGGTCCAGCCCGGGGTGGTCACCGAGGCCTTCCAGCAGGCGGTGGAGAAGGTCGGGCTGTTCTACCCCCCCGACCCGGCCTCGCTCAAGTTCTCGACCCTCGGCGGCAACGTCGCCGAGTGCGCCGGCGGCCCGCGCTGCGTCAAGTACGGCGTGACCAAGGACTACATCCTCGGCCTCGAGGTGGTCACCCCCACCGGCGATGTGATCACCACCGGCGGCCCGACCATGAAGGGGGTGGTCGGCTACGACCTGACCAAGCTGATGTGCGGCTCGGAAGGGACCCTGGGGATCATCAGCCGCATCGTCATCAAGCTGCTGCCGCTGCCCGAGGCGAAAAAGACCATGCTGGTGCTCTTCGACTCCATCGACGGCGCCGCCCAGGCGGTCTCGGCGATCATCGCCCATAAGATCATTCCCACCACCCTCGAGTTCATGGACGGGCGCACCATCGACTGCGTGCGCCAGGCGACCAGCCTGCAGGTGCCCGAGGCGGCCCGCGCGGTGCTGATCATCGAGGTGGACGGCGACCGCGAGTTCCTCGACAAGCAGGCCAGGCGGATCGCCGAGATCATCGCGCCGCTGGGCGTGGTGGAGACGCGCATCGCCGAGACCCCCGCCGAGAGCGAGGCGCTCTGGCAGATTCGCCGCTCGGTCTCGGCCAGTCTGCGCAAGGTCAACCCCGACAAGTTCAACGAGGACATCTGCGTGCCGCGCTCCAAGGTGCCGGAGATGATCCGCCGGATCGACGCCATCGCCGAGAAGTACGCCATCCCCATCGTCAACTTCGGCCACGCCGGCGACGGCAACATCCACGTCAACATCATGATCGACAAGAAGGTCGAGGGCGAGCTGGAGAAGGCGGAGAAGGCCATCGAAGAGGTCTTCAAAGGGGCGCTGGCCCTAGGCGGCACCATGAGCGGCGAGCACGGCGTCGGCATCGCCAAGGCCCCCTACATCCCCCTGGAGATCACCGAGCAGAGCGCCGCCTACATGAAGGCGATCAAGAAGGCGCTCGACCCCAACAACATTCTCAATCCGGGGAAGATTTTCCTGGACAATTAA
- the larA gene encoding nickel-dependent lactate racemase — MSTIELKYGSRSFACPATDARVLTADVPPAGDPGPLIRAALDKPIGSPRLEQIVRPGEKVVIVTSDITRYTGSEIYLPILVERLTAAGVAEADMAIVVALGIHRKQSETEHRKILGPLYGRIAVFDHECDNPAELVYLGDTEGGIPVSVNKRVAEADRVIVTGTAGYHYFAGFGGGRKGLVPGVASRETCMATHFAVFNPPEIGGKSEQARPGILDGNPVHANLLQAARMLEPDFLLNTVLSPHKEILGVYCGELEQAHLAACSQARALYTVPLEEPADLAVVSCGGAPKDINFIQSHKALDYGVGALRDGGTLILLAACPDGFGNPTFFDWFQYQDLDEFEQALRQRYEINGQTAHATLSKARRFRVILVSELGEVETARMGMEKAADLDQALEMAYEKLPPRPRTVVIPDGGTVLPVIRNS, encoded by the coding sequence TTGTCCACCATCGAGCTCAAGTACGGTTCCCGCTCTTTCGCCTGCCCCGCTACCGACGCCAGGGTCCTGACCGCCGACGTCCCGCCGGCGGGGGACCCCGGGCCGCTGATCCGCGCCGCCCTCGACAAGCCTATCGGCAGCCCGCGCCTGGAGCAGATCGTCCGTCCCGGGGAGAAGGTGGTCATCGTCACCTCGGACATCACCCGCTACACCGGCAGCGAGATCTACCTGCCGATCCTCGTCGAGCGGCTGACTGCCGCCGGGGTGGCCGAGGCCGACATGGCGATCGTCGTCGCCCTGGGCATCCACCGCAAGCAGAGCGAAACCGAGCACCGCAAGATCCTCGGCCCACTGTACGGGCGCATCGCCGTGTTCGACCACGAGTGCGACAACCCCGCCGAGCTGGTCTACCTGGGCGATACCGAGGGCGGCATCCCGGTTTCGGTCAACAAGCGGGTCGCCGAGGCCGACCGGGTGATCGTCACCGGCACCGCCGGCTACCACTACTTCGCCGGTTTCGGCGGCGGCCGCAAGGGGCTGGTCCCCGGGGTGGCCTCGCGCGAGACCTGCATGGCGACCCACTTCGCCGTGTTCAACCCGCCGGAGATCGGCGGCAAGAGCGAGCAGGCCCGCCCCGGCATCCTCGACGGCAACCCCGTGCACGCCAACCTGCTGCAGGCGGCGCGCATGCTCGAACCCGATTTTCTGCTCAACACGGTGCTCTCGCCGCACAAGGAGATCCTCGGCGTCTACTGCGGCGAGCTGGAGCAGGCGCACCTGGCGGCCTGCTCCCAGGCCCGCGCCCTCTACACGGTACCGCTGGAAGAGCCCGCCGACCTGGCGGTCGTCTCCTGCGGCGGGGCGCCCAAGGACATCAACTTCATCCAGTCGCACAAGGCCCTCGATTACGGGGTGGGCGCCCTGCGCGACGGCGGGACGCTCATCTTGCTCGCCGCCTGCCCCGACGGCTTCGGCAACCCGACCTTCTTCGACTGGTTCCAGTACCAGGACCTCGACGAATTCGAGCAGGCCCTGCGCCAGCGCTACGAGATCAACGGCCAGACCGCCCACGCCACCCTCAGCAAGGCGCGCCGCTTCCGGGTGATCCTGGTCAGCGAACTGGGCGAGGTGGAAACTGCCCGCATGGGGATGGAAAAGGCCGCCGACCTTGACCAGGCCCTGGAAATGGCGTATGAAAAGCTGCCCCCCCGGCCGCGCACCGTGGTGATCCCGGATGGGGGCACTGTACTTCCCGTAATCCGTAATTCGTGA